Part of the Catalinimonas alkaloidigena genome is shown below.
ATTGCTTGCTGGTAGTTTCCTACATGAAATTGCAAGAGACCAGATGAATTATAAAGCCGGGCTGATTCTGCTTCTTTGATATTGGGAGGGATATTAACTTCTGCTTGACTATAAAAGTACTGGGCAGAATCAAACATTTCCAGGTATTGAAATGCATCTCCACAGTACAGGTTAGCATAAAACTTCAATGTATCAGCGGGTGGAGCAAGCAATTGCGCTTTGCGCAAAGAGCTTTTGTAATGGTATAAAGCACTGTCAAAAAGTAGGTTCATTTCGTAAAGGTTACCGATTTTTTGATGTGCTTCTACCTGAAGCTGTAAGCTGTCTTCTCCAAAACTTTGAATGGCTTGCTGAAAATTGAGTATTGACAGGCTATCCGTATCAGGAGTAGCATCAGGGAGATGAAAAAGACTATCTGCAGTATGAAAGAGGCGATGAGCCTCCTCCGTACGCAGTTTTTGTGCATGTATTTTAAAAGTACATAAGCACAGTAATAGAATAAAAAAAGTAAGCAGTCTTGATAAGTACATACATACTAATAGGTTTACTGAAATTTATTCACACCAACCATAATAGAATGTCGGTGCATCATACGTCCATTGTTTGATTCCTGATTTTTTCTACCGATCCATTGTTGAAGTTCCTCAGGGACTTCCTCTTCAAACCAGTATATTTGAATAGGTATGCTTCCTTCCACGACTGTATTCCCACCTCTGTAGATATATGGAACAATGAACTCTCGGGTGAACCCGTCCGTGATTTCTACTCCCAATAGTTCAAGGTTGATAAAAGTCTGACGGAGGTTGATGGTACCTGGAGGCGTATCCTCATCAGTTTCTGCAAATGAAATACCCTGCTCCTGAACCTGACCTTGCGGATCAAAATCTATGGCTGCTTCAAAATCCGGATTATTCCGATTTATGGCAGGTTCAATGAGAGAAGTCTCTTCAGGGTTGCTGAAATCAATTATCACATCGGGATAGTCAATACCAGCAATCAAAATTTGAGTTGTACATCTTGTAAGGCCATCCTCAGAAATAAAGCTTACTTCATAAAGTAATCCTGGCTCACTTAAATCTATGTTGATTATTCCTGTTTCGGGATCAATATCCAGTCCGTTTGGCTTTGCGCTAAATGTTCCTGTAAATTCCTTTTGATCTGAATTTTGAGGGGATGCAAACATATCTTCTCCCGGAATAAATAAGATTTTACCATAATCAAGTTTACATTCTGTGATTACTGGCTCAGCTTCCTGTATTACTATTGTGGTGCTGCAATCAGGGTCGCCATTTTCGGGTGTATAAGTAATGGTATACTCCCCCGGATCACTGGTGTTAATGTTGATTACACCCGTTGTATCATTTAAGACTAGGGTATTGGGTGAAGCACTAAACGTTCCTTCTGATTCACCCTCAGTAAATGTAGGAGATATTAACTGCTCACCAGTGGTGGTTTTAGTATATGAAACACCATCATAAGAAAACAGGCAGGGCTTAGGGTCACAATCACAAAGTTCTTCACAGGAAACAAATAAGCACAAGGAAAGTAGAGCCCATAAAATTGTAGGTCTAGAAGTGTAGTTCATAGTTTAAGGTTTAGTATGTGAGTATTAGTGTACGCTAAAGCAGGAAATGTAAACTGATTCGGGCAAGATTTTTAATATCAAATGTGTTTTCTTGCAATCAGACATAGTATCCCTTAAATATTTATATCAATTTAAAAGGATTTAATGACATTATTGCGCTTAAGCTTGTATTTGATTCAGTCAGGCAGTATTAATGCCATATTATTTATCCCTTATTTATATTTTAAGGGAATGAGGCAGAGGTTAAGCTGAGCTATCAACGATTAAACGAATAATATTCACCTACAATCCGCTATCACATAACTGGATTGTTTTACTTTTTTGTACTGATACAAGATTTGTCAAGAGGTAATACTTTAGATTAACTTTTGTTTTTTGGATATGGAATTCACCCTTTCCTCTATTCGGTGTTGGTAATGAATCCTGCTTCATTTATTCATGAGAATATTTAACAGCAATTCTTAATAAAATAAAAATGCACTTTTTTGTGAAGCAAGAAATTACATTGGCAGTTCAGCGGCTGTTTTTAAAGTTTTTTTTGTCATTGCTTTATTAAACTTGTGAAAACAAACAATGATTACAGTAACATAAATTTCCGCTGATGATCAAAAGTGCCGAAACCAATGAAGAGATATTAGTCCAAATAGGTCGTGATCTCAAAGGTATGTTAGCCAGAATTCGTTCTTGTAACTATACTCTTTACAAAAATTTTGAAAAAGATCTGGATGAAGATAGCCGAAAGTTTTTTCAGACTATTGAAAGGGATTGCGATTCAATAAAAAGTATCATTCACAATATGATCTCAGTGGATTCCTGTTTTGACGATGATTATGAACAGGCACCTAAAACTGTAGTACTCAATCATATCATAAAAAAAATAGTAGACGAGTTTCCTGCACAGACTTTTAAAGAGAAAAATATAAAGATTGTTTATGAAGATCTTGATGAGGAAATCTACATTTATATTGATGAGCAGGCAATCACTAAAGTACTTGAGCAGTTACTAACCAATGCTTGTAAATTCTCTTACACTGATGGTCAGGTAGTCGTCAAATTGGTAAAGTACGCTAATGTAGCTAATATCTCAGTATCTGATCAGGGAATAGGTATTCCAAAAAAACTGAGGCCATACATTTTTAATAAGTTTAGTAAGGCTACCAGAAGGGGCACAATGGGTGAGGAGTCAAGTGGCTTAGGCTTATATTTAGCCAAAAATATCATAGAGAGACACCAGGGGAGTATCTGGTATGAGAGCCAGGAAGATAATGGGTCCAACTTTTTTATCAATCTTCCCTTACGTGACAGAATATAAAAAACCAATTGAAGGGCTGTGAAATTTTCTCACAGACTTTTTTGGTTGCTACCTCAGGGGATTAAGTTTGGTGGTCAAAAAATAATCAGCAGATTCTTGAATTCAACTTGTTTATTGTTTGTTTGAAAATAACTTGCAAAACAAAAATTCAGATGAGCCCAAAAACCCTATTTTACCTATCTATTTTGTTGATCAATAGCACTTTTGTTGCTTGCTCTATAGACTCTGGAAAAACAGAATCATCTTCCCTTCCATATTTAGGTAGGCATAATTATGTTGAAAAAACTATTAACGATCAGAGTGTGGTGGATACTATTTATCATCAGGTATCTGATTTTCGCTTTGTGGATCAGGATAGTAGTGTTATTACACCCTCCACATTTGATGATAAAATCTATGTAGCTGATTTTTTCTTTACTTCTTGCCCTACTATCTGTCCAGTGATGAAGACA
Proteins encoded:
- a CDS encoding sensor histidine kinase, which gives rise to MIKSAETNEEILVQIGRDLKGMLARIRSCNYTLYKNFEKDLDEDSRKFFQTIERDCDSIKSIIHNMISVDSCFDDDYEQAPKTVVLNHIIKKIVDEFPAQTFKEKNIKIVYEDLDEEIYIYIDEQAITKVLEQLLTNACKFSYTDGQVVVKLVKYANVANISVSDQGIGIPKKLRPYIFNKFSKATRRGTMGEESSGLGLYLAKNIIERHQGSIWYESQEDNGSNFFINLPLRDRI